Proteins from a genomic interval of Flammeovirgaceae bacterium SG7u.111:
- a CDS encoding response regulator, producing the protein MKAIIVDDERLARKELRSLLEKIDDLEIISEASNADEAFEQIQEEEPDVVFLDIQMPEKTGFDLLEMLPSVPRVVFTTAYDEYALQAFEINALDYLLKPIDPNRLTEAVDKIRQLVAAEDSVQDSESRKGKANQKLDAGDQVFVKDGEKCWFVKLEDIRLFESDGNYVKVFFDTFRPLIHRSLNALDERLDEKMFFRASRKYIINLKWIEKIEPWFNGGLMVSLRGGQKVEISRRQAAKFKEKLSL; encoded by the coding sequence ATGAAAGCAATTATAGTCGATGATGAACGGCTAGCCAGAAAAGAACTTAGGTCTCTACTCGAAAAAATAGATGATCTGGAAATCATCAGCGAGGCTAGCAACGCAGATGAGGCTTTTGAGCAAATTCAAGAAGAAGAGCCTGACGTAGTATTTTTAGACATCCAAATGCCCGAAAAAACTGGCTTTGATTTGCTGGAAATGCTTCCTAGTGTACCTAGGGTGGTATTCACTACGGCTTACGATGAGTATGCACTTCAAGCATTTGAGATCAATGCATTGGACTATTTACTCAAGCCAATTGATCCGAACAGGCTAACCGAAGCTGTTGACAAAATCAGGCAGCTAGTTGCCGCAGAAGATTCTGTTCAAGATTCAGAAAGCAGAAAAGGAAAGGCCAATCAAAAACTGGACGCTGGAGATCAGGTGTTTGTGAAAGATGGGGAAAAATGCTGGTTTGTAAAACTGGAAGATATCCGCTTGTTTGAATCGGATGGAAACTATGTGAAGGTATTTTTTGATACATTCCGTCCTCTCATCCACCGCTCACTCAATGCACTGGACGAAAGGTTGGATGAGAAAATGTTTTTTAGGGCAAGCAGAAAATATATTATCAATTTGAAATGGATTGAGAAAATTGAGCCATGGTTCAATGGCGGCCTGATGGTCAGTCTGAGAGGTGGGCAAAAAGTGGAAATATCTAGAAGGCAAGCAGCTAAATTTAAGGAAAAACTAAGCTTGTAA
- a CDS encoding S9 family peptidase: protein MRKGLFIFLILIAGANVFAQKKITVQDIYASPAFYAQSVRGINWMNDGQYYSSQEGNDIVKYDVTTGEIVETIVDGDDLDPNISFRSYSFSADEKKVLLQTAIEPIYRRSFKAEYYVYDLESKKLQKLSDGGKQSYATFSPDGSKVAFARDNNLFYVTLSDMKEVQVTDDGKFNHIINGSADWVYEEEFSMAKAFFWSPDGGKLAYYTFNETEVPEYNMQVWADAKLYPIDYRFKYPKAGEKNSEINISIFHLADSKKVSVDIGTEKDIYIPRVVWTKDANLLSVRKMNRLQNKLEVLHVNAKTGESKAVLTEISKTYIDINDDLTYLDGGEQFIYTSERDGYNHIYLYNMDGSLEKQVTQGKWEVTSFVGVSQGKRPKVYYVSTEVSPMERHFYSIDLKKGKKIKLTKERGSHRVNMSNDFKYYIKYFSNSDTPNQVSLHKTEKNEIIKPLEENKELLETTKEFGFVKKEIFTLNADDGTLLHGYMLKPADFDENKKYPVLMHVYGGPGAIQVQDSWGGSHFPWHQMLTQNGYIVAVVDNRGTGAKGKEFKHVTYGQLGKYETQDQITAAKYLGSLGYIDKSRIGIWGWSYGGYMSSLCIMKGADVFKTAIAVAPVTTWRFYDTIYTERYLKLPQGNASGYDDNSPLSHVDKLKGNFLLIHGTGDDNVHFQNSVALQNALISAGKQFQSFYYPDRNHGIYGGNTRLHLFEMMTNYVKNNL from the coding sequence ATGAGAAAAGGCTTATTTATTTTTTTGATACTAATAGCTGGAGCAAACGTTTTTGCCCAGAAAAAAATAACTGTCCAAGACATTTATGCTAGCCCTGCATTTTATGCGCAATCGGTACGAGGGATAAACTGGATGAACGATGGGCAGTATTACTCTTCGCAAGAGGGAAATGACATTGTAAAATATGATGTGACCACAGGTGAGATTGTGGAAACGATAGTGGATGGTGACGACCTCGACCCAAACATTTCTTTCCGGAGCTATAGCTTCAGTGCAGATGAAAAAAAAGTGTTGCTCCAAACGGCCATCGAACCTATTTACCGCAGATCTTTCAAGGCTGAATATTATGTATATGACCTTGAAAGCAAAAAACTGCAAAAGCTATCAGACGGTGGCAAGCAGTCTTACGCTACGTTTTCTCCCGACGGATCTAAAGTGGCTTTTGCCCGCGACAACAATCTTTTTTATGTGACGCTGAGCGACATGAAAGAGGTGCAAGTGACCGATGATGGCAAGTTCAACCACATCATCAACGGTAGTGCCGATTGGGTGTACGAAGAGGAATTTTCTATGGCAAAAGCATTTTTCTGGTCACCTGACGGGGGGAAACTTGCCTACTATACTTTTAATGAAACTGAAGTTCCTGAATACAACATGCAAGTGTGGGCAGATGCCAAGCTCTACCCTATTGACTACCGCTTCAAATACCCTAAAGCAGGTGAAAAAAATTCGGAGATCAATATTTCGATTTTCCACTTGGCTGACAGCAAAAAAGTAAGTGTAGATATAGGAACCGAAAAAGATATTTACATTCCTCGTGTAGTTTGGACGAAAGATGCCAACCTTCTTTCTGTGAGGAAAATGAACCGCTTGCAAAACAAGCTGGAAGTGCTTCATGTAAATGCAAAAACTGGCGAAAGCAAAGCTGTTTTGACTGAAATAAGTAAAACCTACATCGATATCAATGATGACCTTACGTATCTAGATGGAGGCGAACAGTTTATTTACACCAGTGAAAGAGATGGCTACAACCATATTTATTTGTACAACATGGATGGTAGTCTTGAAAAGCAAGTGACGCAAGGAAAATGGGAAGTGACCAGTTTTGTAGGGGTTTCTCAGGGAAAAAGACCTAAAGTGTATTATGTGTCTACCGAAGTTTCTCCTATGGAAAGGCATTTCTACAGCATCGACCTGAAGAAGGGAAAGAAAATAAAACTGACAAAAGAAAGAGGCAGCCACCGGGTGAACATGAGCAACGATTTCAAATACTACATCAAGTATTTTAGCAACTCAGACACACCAAACCAAGTAAGCCTACACAAAACAGAGAAAAACGAAATCATAAAGCCTCTGGAAGAAAACAAGGAATTGTTGGAAACTACCAAAGAATTTGGTTTCGTGAAAAAAGAAATCTTCACGCTAAATGCTGATGACGGAACGCTTTTGCACGGCTACATGCTAAAGCCAGCCGACTTTGACGAGAACAAGAAATACCCAGTTCTGATGCACGTATATGGCGGTCCTGGTGCTATCCAAGTGCAAGATAGCTGGGGCGGAAGCCACTTCCCTTGGCACCAAATGCTTACACAAAACGGCTACATAGTTGCCGTGGTAGATAACCGAGGAACGGGTGCAAAAGGCAAAGAATTTAAGCACGTAACCTACGGTCAGCTTGGTAAATATGAGACCCAAGACCAGATTACAGCAGCTAAATACCTTGGCTCGCTTGGCTATATTGACAAAAGCCGCATCGGGATTTGGGGATGGAGCTACGGTGGCTACATGTCTTCTTTGTGCATTATGAAAGGAGCGGATGTATTCAAAACTGCCATCGCCGTTGCTCCGGTAACTACTTGGAGATTTTATGATACTATTTACACCGAGCGTTATTTGAAATTGCCACAAGGAAATGCCTCTGGCTACGATGACAACTCGCCGCTTTCACATGTAGATAAATTGAAAGGAAACTTCCTTTTGATCCACGGAACAGGTGACGATAACGTACATTTCCAAAACTCGGTAGCATTGCAAAATGCTTTGATAAGTGCAGGAAAACAATTCCAGTCATTCTACTACCCTGACAGAAACCATGGTATTTATGGTGGAAATACTAGGCTTCATTTGTTTGAAATGATGACCAACTACGTGAAAAACAATTTATAA
- a CDS encoding chorismate-binding protein, translated as MDITQGLDKPTTAKQTNLLSSLIDMACAENLSVAMWQLPGETEQHAIVDCSGQLNKVQPDLENLPEGFIASTFLRENPEDFFIRADIHFKSNEQELVERILPNQEWKIGQTRDEFIRKLKSVIVKNTPRYHSHSAAHYSISDKNHYIKMVEKSIGEIEAETFQKVVLSRNKTIELPEGFDIMSCFNRLCKAYPAAFVSLISLPGVGTWMGASPEILINTNEKGIFKTISLAGTQAKSKFDNICDASWTQKEIEEQAMVSRYVINCFKKIRLREFEEIGPKTVAAGSLLHLRTDYVVDTKAVNYPQLGSVMLGLLHPTSAICGMPKETSLDFILEHEDYERSFYSGYLGPVNVEGKTGIFVNLRCMQLLEKEAVLYAGAGITQDSVPEKEFMETEMKMNIMFSQLEG; from the coding sequence ATGGACATAACACAAGGACTAGACAAACCAACGACAGCAAAACAAACCAATTTACTTTCCAGCCTGATAGATATGGCTTGTGCGGAAAATCTTTCGGTAGCTATGTGGCAGCTCCCTGGTGAAACGGAGCAGCACGCCATTGTCGATTGTTCTGGTCAGTTGAACAAAGTCCAACCCGATCTGGAAAACCTGCCTGAAGGCTTCATTGCCAGCACTTTTTTGAGGGAAAATCCCGAAGATTTTTTCATTCGGGCAGATATTCATTTTAAGTCCAATGAACAAGAGCTGGTAGAGCGTATCTTGCCCAACCAAGAGTGGAAAATAGGGCAAACAAGAGATGAGTTTATCCGTAAGCTCAAATCGGTAATTGTAAAAAACACGCCGCGCTACCACAGCCATTCGGCTGCCCATTATTCTATTTCCGATAAAAACCATTACATAAAAATGGTAGAAAAAAGTATTGGGGAAATAGAAGCAGAAACTTTTCAGAAGGTAGTTTTATCAAGAAACAAAACCATTGAGTTGCCTGAGGGCTTCGATATTATGAGCTGTTTCAACCGCCTTTGCAAAGCTTATCCCGCCGCATTTGTCTCGCTTATTTCCTTGCCTGGTGTAGGCACTTGGATGGGCGCATCGCCCGAAATCCTTATCAATACGAATGAAAAGGGCATTTTCAAAACCATATCGCTGGCAGGTACGCAGGCTAAAAGCAAATTTGACAATATCTGTGATGCTTCTTGGACACAAAAGGAAATAGAAGAGCAGGCAATGGTGAGCCGATATGTGATAAACTGTTTCAAGAAAATAAGGCTGAGGGAATTTGAAGAAATCGGTCCCAAAACGGTAGCTGCTGGCTCACTTCTCCATCTCCGCACGGACTATGTTGTTGACACAAAAGCGGTGAACTACCCGCAACTTGGTTCGGTAATGCTTGGTTTGCTACACCCTACTTCTGCCATCTGTGGAATGCCCAAAGAAACTTCTCTAGATTTTATTTTGGAACACGAAGATTACGAGCGCTCATTTTATAGCGGCTACCTTGGCCCTGTGAACGTGGAAGGGAAAACGGGGATTTTTGTAAACCTACGCTGTATGCAACTGCTGGAAAAAGAGGCTGTGTTATATGCCGGGGCTGGAATTACCCAAGACTCCGTGCCCGAAAAGGAATTTATGGAAACCGAAATGAAAATGAATATTATGTTCAGCCAGTTGGAGGGGTAA
- a CDS encoding TonB-dependent receptor, whose translation MRRITAFLMLFFASLFSLAQGFTVKGKVADEIGDPLPFVNVVLFSEGGQVKGTATNENGFFTLQVGEGDYLLKASFIGLETIEKQFSLSEDTDLGTVVMKSGALQLEGVEIVGTPTYFTVEPGKMTVDVENSALDGESSVADVLNNIPSVTVDDENNIMIRGSSPVILIDGVRSNLSSIAGDLPAGMIAEIEVVTNPSAKYDGRGGNGVINIKLKKEKRKGTNGFVEVGAGSEGLINTNGMVNRTLGKFRVFAGVNFQHNEINQVSDVERKNLRVDYTSQVFQQSRNTRKLNNVVLTSGMAYTPNKFNQLNLNLKYLNKPLANNLFLEDSSFREDELRSFSDADYAYDILTENIDASISYNRKWDKKERKFLAVADVSTGNYTYFREGLQQLYNKNTFEKLDYLRYRRNGKDDGFTKFGFKADFEDKLGEVLAWEAGYFFEYNRSSSSTDAFQVKKYYPAAPETSQDTLYNLSQFHSTDVTNAGYLQLNKTVGKVHVNGGIRMELILADYNVNDSVDYQRNYTNYIPTAAISYTFSEHKSLNFSYSQRVKLPNMRQLNPANTSLSPYSFHFGNPGLVPEKLQNYELTYNYGKDDFDTYASVFYKENLGIIDQDYVYIDNEDTYDIMTYRYENLADLSLVGAEVFLSGKMFKEKLSAKMTLSGFHQSATHLLGKELPFSEELIGNGKLNLDYKLKKGVNLQSVVFYNSSVFTVFNEKGCRYGLNVYVKKSFKKQKLTVQLRAVNVLRNPLYTNHRVQPGNIDNFSQYDPNNRYLYVSLRKRFVHFKG comes from the coding sequence ATGAGACGAATAACGGCTTTTTTAATGCTGTTTTTTGCTTCTTTATTTTCGCTTGCACAAGGATTTACAGTTAAAGGAAAAGTTGCCGATGAAATAGGCGATCCTCTTCCTTTCGTGAATGTGGTGCTTTTCAGCGAAGGGGGGCAAGTAAAAGGAACAGCCACTAATGAGAATGGTTTTTTTACACTCCAAGTAGGTGAGGGCGATTACCTGCTCAAAGCATCATTTATTGGTTTAGAAACAATAGAAAAACAGTTTTCCTTGTCGGAAGATACCGATTTGGGTACTGTAGTGATGAAATCTGGTGCTCTGCAACTAGAAGGGGTAGAGATTGTAGGCACGCCAACCTATTTCACAGTTGAGCCAGGGAAAATGACAGTAGATGTCGAGAATTCTGCTTTGGACGGGGAAAGCAGCGTGGCAGATGTGTTGAACAATATTCCATCGGTTACGGTAGACGATGAAAATAATATTATGATCAGGGGTAGCTCCCCCGTGATTCTAATCGATGGGGTGCGGAGTAATCTCTCAAGTATTGCCGGAGACCTGCCTGCCGGAATGATTGCCGAAATAGAAGTGGTTACTAATCCTTCTGCCAAATACGATGGCAGAGGTGGAAATGGGGTGATCAACATCAAGCTCAAAAAAGAAAAAAGAAAGGGGACAAACGGCTTTGTAGAAGTGGGGGCAGGGTCGGAAGGCTTGATAAACACCAACGGGATGGTAAATAGAACCCTTGGGAAGTTTCGTGTTTTTGCTGGGGTGAATTTTCAGCACAATGAAATAAACCAAGTTTCCGATGTTGAAAGAAAGAATTTGCGAGTAGATTATACTTCTCAAGTATTTCAACAAAGCCGTAATACTAGGAAGTTAAATAATGTAGTGCTCACATCTGGTATGGCTTATACTCCAAATAAATTTAATCAACTAAACCTTAACCTGAAGTACCTCAACAAGCCTTTGGCAAATAACCTTTTTTTAGAAGACTCCTCCTTCCGAGAAGATGAGTTGAGGTCTTTTTCCGATGCCGATTATGCATATGACATTCTCACTGAAAACATAGATGCTTCTATTTCCTACAATAGAAAGTGGGACAAAAAAGAACGGAAATTTTTAGCTGTAGCTGATGTTTCGACAGGAAATTATACCTACTTCAGAGAGGGATTGCAACAACTTTACAATAAAAATACCTTCGAAAAACTCGATTACCTTCGGTATAGGAGAAACGGGAAAGACGACGGGTTTACCAAGTTTGGTTTCAAAGCCGATTTTGAAGATAAGTTAGGTGAGGTTCTCGCTTGGGAGGCGGGCTATTTTTTTGAATACAATAGATCTTCCTCAAGTACCGATGCTTTTCAAGTGAAAAAATACTACCCCGCAGCTCCTGAAACTTCCCAAGATACTCTGTATAACCTTTCCCAGTTCCACTCAACGGATGTGACCAATGCTGGTTACTTGCAGCTCAACAAAACGGTGGGGAAAGTTCATGTAAATGGGGGAATTCGCATGGAGCTGATCCTCGCTGATTATAATGTAAATGACTCGGTTGATTATCAGCGGAATTATACCAACTATATTCCTACTGCGGCCATCTCTTACACTTTTTCCGAGCATAAAAGCTTAAATTTCTCCTATTCGCAGCGTGTGAAATTACCGAACATGCGGCAGCTAAATCCTGCCAATACATCGCTAAGTCCTTATTCTTTTCACTTTGGCAACCCTGGTCTTGTACCCGAAAAACTTCAAAACTATGAGCTGACCTATAATTATGGGAAAGACGATTTTGATACCTATGCTTCCGTTTTTTACAAGGAAAACCTGGGGATAATCGATCAAGATTATGTGTATATCGACAATGAAGATACTTATGATATAATGACCTACCGCTACGAGAACTTGGCGGATCTGAGTTTGGTAGGAGCAGAGGTATTTCTTTCAGGAAAAATGTTCAAGGAAAAGCTTTCTGCTAAAATGACCTTGTCAGGCTTTCATCAATCAGCTACCCATTTGCTTGGGAAGGAATTACCCTTTTCGGAGGAGCTAATTGGCAATGGAAAATTGAATTTGGATTATAAGCTTAAAAAAGGAGTTAATCTTCAAAGTGTAGTTTTTTACAATTCCTCTGTTTTTACAGTTTTCAATGAAAAAGGATGCCGATACGGATTGAATGTTTATGTCAAAAAAAGTTTCAAAAAGCAAAAGCTAACGGTGCAACTTCGGGCGGTAAACGTATTGAGAAATCCACTTTATACAAATCATAGGGTACAGCCCGGGAATATAGATAACTTCAGCCAGTACGATCCGAATAACCGCTACCTCTATGTAAGCTTACGGAAGCGGTTTGTCCATTTTAAGGGATGA
- a CDS encoding SIR2 family protein, which yields MEKAIEAVNSGNLVIMAGAGVSMDAPTSLPSWFGFNDKVLDALCQRIERYIEKPGWLAEIRQSVSFRRDKVGVFSPDYQAQIMAEECGEKYFEVLQALDSSQTNVTHLAIAKLAKAGKLKAVVTTNFDRLVEQALEAAGVEFDVFFDQKGYELLLEKPSEKLPIIKIHGTAEVALSMVDTLQQRLLGRGDALNSALEKLLKENYWLYAGFSAADLDHDLNYLGLLAAAEASPGFTFLSYPGSELSYGASQLMEAYGEKAVQKEALLEAFFTNLLKEAKLDLPTLSKNSSKENIQLKIENWANSLHPFEAINIATGLFEAAGEENAAFKLCHKTWKTWRLADDCKGPHYARYQLNYGKLCLDAGELTYEETPQNLLRPVVFFPEALANFALFNLWLGQYEQFIIHMQAALPKLEETPEKLADAHLIMMRYCDIYCHWKLGLSMALDTVEAMEKAGHQPRLAKALAMATLFAGRLQDLEQAKEYAELGMEIAQRLGDEKTLALLQMNLGQVLRDTEPKLAWLEFGRARKLMYKNHMRTLIPGLEIEMGATAAALEFYDESNDLFRKVDSEIDDFPVWLPRFSMTLADVHLNGNNLDDARRHLRNGLEYAIKLENKIAAELCKHALEQL from the coding sequence ATGGAAAAAGCAATAGAAGCTGTAAATAGCGGTAATTTGGTGATAATGGCTGGGGCGGGAGTGTCAATGGATGCGCCTACATCTTTGCCCAGTTGGTTTGGGTTCAACGATAAGGTACTCGATGCCCTTTGCCAGCGGATAGAGCGCTACATTGAGAAGCCAGGTTGGTTGGCGGAAATCCGTCAGTCAGTGAGCTTTCGCAGAGATAAGGTGGGGGTTTTCTCTCCTGACTACCAAGCCCAAATTATGGCGGAAGAGTGCGGGGAAAAGTACTTTGAGGTGCTTCAAGCCTTGGATTCTTCCCAAACTAATGTTACCCATTTGGCGATAGCTAAGCTTGCAAAAGCAGGCAAGCTCAAGGCGGTGGTCACCACTAATTTTGATCGTTTGGTGGAACAAGCCTTGGAAGCAGCTGGCGTTGAGTTTGACGTGTTTTTTGATCAGAAAGGGTATGAGTTATTACTTGAAAAGCCTTCTGAAAAACTTCCTATCATAAAAATACACGGCACGGCTGAAGTAGCTTTGTCGATGGTAGATACGCTCCAGCAACGGCTCCTGGGCAGAGGCGATGCCTTGAACTCGGCACTGGAAAAATTGCTGAAGGAAAACTATTGGCTCTATGCGGGCTTTTCCGCAGCAGACTTGGACCACGACCTCAATTATCTGGGGCTACTAGCAGCGGCGGAAGCTTCCCCAGGTTTTACTTTTTTGAGTTATCCGGGTAGTGAACTGAGCTACGGTGCCTCGCAACTGATGGAAGCTTACGGTGAGAAAGCGGTGCAGAAAGAAGCGTTGCTTGAAGCTTTTTTCACAAACTTATTGAAAGAAGCCAAGCTCGATTTGCCTACACTTTCGAAAAACTCTTCCAAAGAAAATATTCAGCTAAAAATAGAAAATTGGGCGAACAGCCTACACCCTTTTGAAGCCATAAATATTGCCACGGGGCTTTTTGAAGCCGCTGGTGAGGAAAATGCAGCCTTCAAGCTTTGCCACAAAACATGGAAAACATGGCGATTGGCAGATGACTGCAAAGGACCACATTACGCTCGCTATCAACTGAACTACGGCAAGCTTTGCCTCGACGCGGGCGAACTTACCTACGAGGAAACCCCGCAAAACCTCTTGCGACCAGTGGTGTTTTTTCCCGAAGCTTTGGCAAATTTTGCCTTGTTCAATTTATGGCTTGGGCAGTACGAGCAATTTATCATCCACATGCAAGCAGCCTTGCCAAAGTTGGAAGAAACCCCCGAAAAACTAGCCGATGCCCACTTGATTATGATGCGCTATTGCGATATTTATTGCCACTGGAAATTAGGGCTTTCGATGGCGCTAGATACCGTAGAGGCGATGGAAAAAGCAGGGCATCAGCCTCGGTTGGCTAAGGCATTGGCTATGGCGACACTTTTTGCGGGAAGGTTACAGGACTTGGAGCAAGCCAAGGAATATGCCGAGCTGGGTATGGAAATAGCACAGCGCTTGGGTGATGAGAAAACATTGGCTCTTTTGCAGATGAACTTGGGGCAAGTACTTCGCGATACCGAACCAAAACTTGCTTGGCTAGAGTTTGGTCGGGCTCGGAAACTGATGTACAAAAATCATATGCGCACGCTTATTCCAGGTTTGGAAATAGAAATGGGGGCAACTGCTGCCGCTCTGGAGTTTTACGACGAAAGCAATGATCTTTTCCGAAAAGTAGACAGCGAAATAGACGATTTTCCTGTGTGGCTGCCCCGCTTCAGCATGACCCTAGCCGATGTGCATCTCAATGGAAATAACCTCGACGATGCTAGGCGGCACTTGCGAAATGGGCTGGAATATGCCATCAAACTAGAAAATAAAATAGCTGCTGAGCTGTGTAAACATGCGCTGGAACAGTTGTAG